In Janthinobacterium agaricidamnosum NBRC 102515 = DSM 9628, the DNA window GCGCTTCCTGCGTATCTATGTCGAGATGCGCGAATTGACCGAACAAGTGCCGCTGCATGCCGGCGAGTGGGAAGCGGCGCGGCCCACCGGCTATACCGATGACAAATGGCGGTCGGTGCAGCCGCACAGCAAAATCAGCTTGCAGGGCGGCGTCAGGCACGCGGCCCACTGGGCGCCGGCGCGCAAGGTCGCCATCAATCCGTATGTGTCGCTGGACCCGGACCTGGAGCCGGAACTGGGCGGCGGCGCGACCCGCATCACCGATCCGCAATCGGCGCTGTGGGCCACGCTGCTCAATCTGCGCTACCGCATGCTGCTGACCTACCTGATCCATAGCTTCACCTTGTACGGCGGCTTGAACGCGGCCGGCCTGATCACGCCGCGCGGCACCATCGTCAACGCCACTTTCGGCGAAATGTACAACCTGCGCGCGATTTCCGACATCCTGACGCAATCGCCGCTCTCGGCCACCGATCCCGACGCCGGTTACGCCGGTCCGCCGTTCCAGATGCCGTACACGCTGAACAGTCCGTTCGGCGAAAAGAACCGCTGGCGCGGCCACCTGGACTTGCTGACCGCGGCCGAAAGCCTGGTCGAGGCGCTGCTGCTGGTCGCGCCGCCATCGCGCCACGCTTACCTGGCGTCGATGCGCGAATCGGACCAGAACATGAAGCAGCTGGCGCGACGCATCCTGTCCGGCAGCATCGATACCGCCTTGATCTAGGAGTCCATGATGCCGATACTCGAATTAAGAATCTTGCCGCCGCTGGCGATTGCCCGCCTCGGCGCCGCCGACGAAGCACTGGAAGCGTTCGACCTGGAAGCCGATCCGGACCATCCGCTGGACTACCGCCGCATCGTGCCGCGCACCAGCTTTGAAGTCGATACCGACAGCGGCAGGATCGTGCGCGCCTACCTGCCGGAAAAAATCCGCTTCAAGGACGAGAATAAAAAGGTCAGGCCGGTCGCGCCGTTTCTCGAAGTGTATGCGCGCACCAGCGAACTGCCGGAACAATTGCAGCCGCTGACGGTGGCCTTGCTGGAACAGCAGGGCCAGGCCCTCGACAATTTGCACTGGGAAGTGGAACTGGGCAACATCAAACTGTTCCGCCGCACCGGCAACAAGGAAGACCAGATCCACGCCAGGCTGTCCGGCCTGAAAGACCACAGCCGCCATGCGCTGCTGGGCTCGTGTACCAACTTCTTGCCCGGCAAAGTCCTACCGCTGGGACACGTGCAATTCATCGCGCCGACCGATGAATTCCCCGAAATCCGCCTGCGCTACACGCCGGCCGGCGGGCTGGTCTACGGCAGCCGCATGGAACGGCTGGTGCCCGATCAAAACGGCGTGCCCAGGCTGACCCCGGACCCGATCATCGATAACGAGGCGCTGGTGTTGTACAACCCGGAGAAGGACTGGCTCGGTTATACCGAAAGCACCGGCCCGGCGCTGACCAATCCGGCCGGCATCTACGCCGGTTATGCCGACCAGGATGGCAACCAGGTCAGCTGGGGCTACCTGGATGATGAATGCGACGGTGTGGTGCGGGTATTCCTGACGCTGGCCGACAGCAGCGTGCTGTCGGCCCATAGCACCATCGGCGCCGGCCCGCCGGCCTACGCGCCCGATACGCTGCCGGTGCGGGTGGTGTCCGACGAGCTGGAACAGTTGCTGTACGGTCCCGAAGTCGACGCCGACAGCGTCTCGCTGGACGAGGCCACCGAACTGGTGCTGCGCGCGCTGGAAACCGTGCGCCTGATGAACACGGCGGTGATGAACGGCAATCCGGTGAACGGCCGGCTGAACGTCGCCAGCACCATGGTACGCCAGAATACCAACGACTTCGAACGCTACTACGAACCGATCGCCGCCAGTGCGCTGGTCGACAACCTGGCCTTGCGCGCCTTGCACGAGCGGGTCTTCAGCGCGCTGTCGGCCGGCGGCGCGCCGTGGTTCGCCCAGGTGATGCGCCAGCCGGAAGAAATCGGCGACCTGTCGTCGACCGCGCTGCGCAAGATGCCGGCGCTGATGCGCGGCGCGGACGGGCGCAGCCTGACGTTGACCCGGCGCCATATCGACATGGTGGTCAAGGCCGCCCGGAATGCGATGTTTTCGAACCCAGCAGGAGAACAATGATGGCCGAGAAGAATCCCAGCTTGCGCGCCAATAACCTGACGGCGCAAATCCACCATCGCGGCGCCGGCAATCCCGCGTCGGTACTGCCGCGCAGCGCGATTTCCAATTGTTTTCCGGGCCTGGAATTCGACTTCCGCAACCTGTGGCGGCGCGCCTTCGAGGGCATCGTACTGGTTGAAAACAATAACTATGTGGTCGATGCCGATCCCGCTTATGAAGAGTTGAAAAGCCGCCGCCTGCTGCGCTTTGCCGGCCTCGACGTCGGCACCATGGTGCTGACCACCGGCCCGGTGTTTCCGAACGGCAGTTCCGGCACGCTGGCGTCGGCCGGCAATCCGAATGCCGTCTCGTTCATGGAATGGTCGAACTCGATCGCCCGCATCCTGCACCTGCAAGGCCAGGTGGTCAGCTGTCAATTCTCGGAACAGACCGGGGCCGATACGGAAATCCTGTGGGACAAGGATACTCCGACCATCACTGTCGACTTGAAACTGCGGCACTTCTTCAAGGAACAGAGCGCCGAATTCAATCCAGCCCTGCTGCAACCGGGCGAATTGACGCAAGGCTTGTGCGCGCCATGGCAAAACGATTACCGCGAATGCGCCTGTTATTACTGGGCCGCGTCGCGTCCCGATTATGTCAATGTCGAGCCGGGCCAGGATGGCTTGTCGCACGGCGACATGTGGTTCGCCAAGAAGCGCACCGGCACCTACATCCCGGATAACCGCACCGACACCCGCTTGTATTCGTATGACGACTTGTTCAAGTCATGGCAGGAAGACTTGCAATTCATCATCAAGGGAAAGGATGCCGATGAATCCTGAACCATTGGCCGCCGCCATCCACGCCAGCATGGCCGGTGCGCTGGCCGGACGCATCGTCACGGCGTCGCGCCCGCGCCACCGCGACGCCCATCTGATCGACGACGCCCAGGGCGCGCAATTGCTGCTGGTCAATGGTAGCCGCCTGTACCACTTGCCGCCGCAGTTGACCGAGGAATTCCGGACTGCGCTGGACAGCAGCGACAGCGGCTTGCTGCAGCGCCTGGTCGACAGTTGCGGCTTGCAAGCCGAAGCGCTGATCGACGACCGGCCGCTGGCATCGCCGCCGCTGCACGCGCTGTCGCTGGCGATCGCGCAAAAGTGCAATCTCGGCTGCACGTATTGCTACGCCCAGCAAGGCGAATTCGGCGGCAAGGCCAGGAGCATGGAGCTGCAACAGGCGCTCAAGGCGGTCGACTTGCTGCTGGCGCAAGCGGCGCCGGGCGCCAAGGTCAACCTCGCCTTCATGGGCGGCGAACCGCTGGCAAACCGGGCTGTGCTGCGCCAGGTCACCGACTACGCCAGCGAGCAGGCGCGGCAACGGCAAGTGGACTGTCGCTTTTCGATCACCACCAACGGCACCCTGCTGCAGCCGGACGACGCCGACTTTTTCGAACAGCACGGCTTTGCCGTCACCATCAGCCTCGACGGCGCGGCGCCGCAGCACGACCGCTTGCGCCCGTTCAAGGGTGGCAAGGGGTCGTTCGATCACATCATGGCCCGGCTGGCGCCGCTGCTGCAGCGGCAACGAAGCATGCAAGTGTCGGCGCGGGTCACCGTGACGCCGTTCAACCTCGACTTGCCGAAGACGCTGGACTTGTTCATCGGCATGGGTTTTCACAGCGTCGGCTTTTCGCCCTTGCTGCGCGCGTCGAATGGACAGGCGGAAATGGGGCCGGACGACCTGGCGGAAATGCTCGAAGCGATGATCGCCTGCGGCCTCGCCTTCGAGCAAAACATCTTGCAAGGCCGCCGCTACCCCTTCATGAATATGCAAAACGCCTTGCGCGAATTGCAGCGCGGCACCCACCGACCGTATCCCTGCGGCGCCGGCGCCGGGTATTTCGGCGTCTCGGCCGAGGGTGAACTGTCGGCCTGCCACCGCTTTGTCGGCGACCGGCAAGGCGCGATGGGCAGCATCGAGCACGGCGTGGACCGGGGCAAACAGGCGATCTGGCTCAGCGAACGCCACGTGCATCGCCAAGCACCGTGCAATAGCTGCTGGGCGCGCTACCTGTGCAGCGGCGGCTGCCACCACGAAGTACTGGCGCGCGGCCGCACCGCCTGCGACTATATCCGCGGCTGGCTGCATTACACGATAGGCGCGCACCAGCGCCTGAGCCACCTGGCGCCCGACTGGTCCAGCGGACCGGCCTGACCGTGGCGCAGATCTACGACGCGCTGATCATCGGCGCCGGGCCGGCCGGCCTGGTCGCCGCGCTGCGTTTGCAGCAGCTCGGCCGCAGCGTGCTGCTGGCCGAGCGCAGCGCCGTCTGGCCACGGCCGCAAATCGGCGAAGCGCTGACGCCGGGCGTGCGCAATATCATCGAATTGCTCGATGCCAATGATGCGATGGCCTTGGTGCCGCATCGGGTGCATCGCAACAGCCGGCTGCTGTGGCGCAACCGGCACCCGGAAAACGTGGCCCATCCCGGTTCGGCGCTGGTCGAGCGGGCCGGCTTCGACGCCGCCCTGCTGCAACTGGCCCATCAGCGCGGCATCAACGTCGTTTCGCCGGCGCAAGTCCAGCAAGTGAACGGCGCGGCCGGCGACTGGACTGTCGCGCTGCAAACCGGCGGCGCCCTGCCACAAGTTAAACAAGTGAGCGCGCGCTTCATCCTCGACGCCAGCGGACGCGGTGCGGGGGCACGCTCGCAGATCGCGTGCGCACCGCGCCTTGCCGCCGTGTGGGCCGAGTTCGAACAAACCAATCTTCCCGCCACGATGCGGGAGCTCACGCAAGTCGAAGCGCTGACGGATGGCTGGCTGTGGGGCGCCAGCTTGCCCGATGGACGCTACCGGGTGATGTTGCTGGGCGACCCGCGCGCGGCGCGCCAGGCGGCGCCGCATCAGCCGGAACAGCGCTTGCGGGCTGCTTGCGCGGCCAGCCGCCTGTTCGGCGCCATCGCCCAACTGCCATTATCCAGCCCGGTGCAAATGTGCACCGCGACAGCGTACCTTGCCACCGACAGTTGGCAAGACGGCCGCCTCAAGCTGGGCGACGCGGCATTCGCGCTGGATCCAATTTCATCGTCCGGCGTCGAAAAAGCGATGCGCTTTTCCTTGCAGGCTGCCGTGGCCGTGCATACCTTGCTGGGCGATCAGTCGCCACAGCGGGCCAGGCTGACCCGCGCCTTCTTTGAACACCGCCTGATCGACACCTGCGCCCGCCACGCGCACTGGACCGCCGAATATTATGGACAGTCATGGTGCGCCGGCCAGCCGTTCTGGCAAGCACGCTCAAGCGTGGCGATACCAGCCGGTGAACATGCATCCGACCTGATGAACCAGCTGCAACAAACCTGCGCGCAACTGCAACAATATCGTGAACCCGTATTACGAGCGCTGTCCAGCCTGAATCCGCGCCGGGCGCTGCGCTTGAACCCGCAAGCCAGCGTGGTCGAGATGCCCTGCATCATCGACGATACGGTGCAGGCTTACAGCGCCCTGTCTCACCCGCAACTGGAACGGCCGCTGGCCTTTCTCGACAATGAAGCGCTGTTTCCGCATCTGCACAGCCTGCATCAATCGCCGACACTGGATAGTTTTTTGCATGACCTAGGCTGCAACATGCCGGCCCACAAAGCGCAAAGAATCACCGCATGGCTGTGGCAACATGGCTTGCTGGAACATGCGGGCTGATTGAGAAAACTCTGGATGAATGAGGTTGCGCAGTACATCAAAATGGCTGCGGCGATATAGATGGCGATCAAAGCGAACTATTGATTACCTTGCGCCAAATGACCAAGGCCTTTGGCGGCGTGCAAACGGTGGCCGACACCGCCAAACTGAGCCCGACGCAGCTCTACCGAACGCTGTCGCCCAATGGAAATCCCGTGCTGAGCAGCTTGTCGGCGATCCTCAAAGCGATGGGCCTGCGCCTTGCGGTGCAACAGGTGCCCACGCCATACGAATAAAGCGACACCCTCAAGCCGTTTGCTCCGCACGCGTTTCCACCAGCAACTTCTTAATCTCCGGCACGCAC includes these proteins:
- a CDS encoding LodA/GoxA family CTQ-dependent oxidase → MMAEKNPSLRANNLTAQIHHRGAGNPASVLPRSAISNCFPGLEFDFRNLWRRAFEGIVLVENNNYVVDADPAYEELKSRRLLRFAGLDVGTMVLTTGPVFPNGSSGTLASAGNPNAVSFMEWSNSIARILHLQGQVVSCQFSEQTGADTEILWDKDTPTITVDLKLRHFFKEQSAEFNPALLQPGELTQGLCAPWQNDYRECACYYWAASRPDYVNVEPGQDGLSHGDMWFAKKRTGTYIPDNRTDTRLYSYDDLFKSWQEDLQFIIKGKDADES
- a CDS encoding radical SAM/SPASM domain-containing protein, which codes for MNPEPLAAAIHASMAGALAGRIVTASRPRHRDAHLIDDAQGAQLLLVNGSRLYHLPPQLTEEFRTALDSSDSGLLQRLVDSCGLQAEALIDDRPLASPPLHALSLAIAQKCNLGCTYCYAQQGEFGGKARSMELQQALKAVDLLLAQAAPGAKVNLAFMGGEPLANRAVLRQVTDYASEQARQRQVDCRFSITTNGTLLQPDDADFFEQHGFAVTISLDGAAPQHDRLRPFKGGKGSFDHIMARLAPLLQRQRSMQVSARVTVTPFNLDLPKTLDLFIGMGFHSVGFSPLLRASNGQAEMGPDDLAEMLEAMIACGLAFEQNILQGRRYPFMNMQNALRELQRGTHRPYPCGAGAGYFGVSAEGELSACHRFVGDRQGAMGSIEHGVDRGKQAIWLSERHVHRQAPCNSCWARYLCSGGCHHEVLARGRTACDYIRGWLHYTIGAHQRLSHLAPDWSSGPA
- the qhpG gene encoding flavin-dependent monooxygenase QhpG; the encoded protein is MAQIYDALIIGAGPAGLVAALRLQQLGRSVLLAERSAVWPRPQIGEALTPGVRNIIELLDANDAMALVPHRVHRNSRLLWRNRHPENVAHPGSALVERAGFDAALLQLAHQRGINVVSPAQVQQVNGAAGDWTVALQTGGALPQVKQVSARFILDASGRGAGARSQIACAPRLAAVWAEFEQTNLPATMRELTQVEALTDGWLWGASLPDGRYRVMLLGDPRAARQAAPHQPEQRLRAACAASRLFGAIAQLPLSSPVQMCTATAYLATDSWQDGRLKLGDAAFALDPISSSGVEKAMRFSLQAAVAVHTLLGDQSPQRARLTRAFFEHRLIDTCARHAHWTAEYYGQSWCAGQPFWQARSSVAIPAGEHASDLMNQLQQTCAQLQQYREPVLRALSSLNPRRALRLNPQASVVEMPCIIDDTVQAYSALSHPQLERPLAFLDNEALFPHLHSLHQSPTLDSFLHDLGCNMPAHKAQRITAWLWQHGLLEHAG